One Glycine soja cultivar W05 chromosome 7, ASM419377v2, whole genome shotgun sequence genomic window, CAAGGATGTTTCATAGGATGTAGGTAGCCTTTTACTGTGGAATTCACTCCTTGTTTCATCAAATCGTTCCTAAAAGTACAAAAATGACACAACACAAGCAATAAGACATTGTTTGTTTGTTGATAGATAGATAAATGATTGAAGTTGGCAATCCTTCAGGACTAGAAAACCAGTTTTTAATTACCACAGATTTTCTTGCAAGAACTTCAGGTAGAAATCTGTTTTCTTTGCTCATCGAGCGACGAGCTCGCTGTGTTCTAACAGCAGTTTGAGCTCTTATTAGAGCTTGCATACTGTGAAGAGTTGCAGCAGCCCTCTTTCTAACCAAATACCCTCTAACAAGAGCTTGTATCTTAACCAATCCTTTCAGTGCTCTAAGAGCCTTCCGTGCCtgaaagtaaaaaacataaaagtttGAATTGAAAGGGCTAGTATAGTACTTGataaaatcatgaaattgacaaaacgtataaaaaaaattgtcaaataatgAAGATGGATTAATTAAAAGGGcatcaaacagaaaaataagGATTTGAATAACAAGACAAGTCAACTCTAACGTGGAGAATAGAAAGTGCAAAGGGTAGTTTGAATGACCCAAACAGAAAGTGAAAGACACTGTTTCATTaagaatctaaaataatttttgagagGAGACAAAGGAGTAGGAATCAAGCAAAACACTTCACTTAAACCAACCAAATAAATTTGTCCAAGACAGAACCACCACAATCACAAACCAATGCAATTTACCAAACAGCATattcaaaatcaaagaaaacaGACATACATACACACATTCATACCCACATAACCAACaccaaaattttgatttgaacCATCACAAAAAGACAAGATACATACCAAGTAGCCTCTAAAAAAAGTTTGGATCTTCACAGCAGCCCACTTCTCCCTGCTTCCACTGAACAATGCCCCTCTCCCCTGGCTTGTGAGCCTCACAACTGCCACAGCCGCCTGCGCAGCGGCCACGGCGGCATCAGCAGCAGCCGCGGTGGCGGCTGCCACCGCAATTGCATGCTTGTTCTGCTCATTCTCTGTCTCAGAAATATAGGATCTGAGCCAGGTGTTATCAGTGGCAGGAACTGAAGGTGGCACATCCTTCCCTGGCTTGGCAAAACTCCAccttttcttctccttcttgtcAGGAGCCAATGAGCCTGAATTGTCACTATGgtccttctccttcttcatcCCCAACAACCCTTTCAACCACCTGCTAGCTTTCCCCATAATAATAACTTCACGACTTTTGAGTCACGATCTGGAATAATGAGAAACGGTGCCAAAGTTAAGCGAAACTTTGCCTCTTTTGGTTAAAGATAAAGAGGGTTTTGCTGCTTGTAAATGAACAAGTGTAGCAACCAAGTGAAAACAAATGGTTCAATATACAAGGGACAGGTGAAAAACTcaaactgaaaatgaaaaattcttgGTTTAAAAAATTGGAGGGACAAAGAAACAAGTGGAGTTTAGTGCAAACAAAAGAGGGTGTAGTGTAAAGTGTAAAGAATCTAGCAGAAGAGAAGGGATGagagcaggatggatgaaaagattaataaaacggggtaaaatgaaatttcatCAGACAAACAAACTTTGAAAATTATAGTGAAAAAGAGGGAGGAGAGCAAAAAAATGGATAAAGCTGGaactttttttgaaaataaacccTCTGACAGGACCTCGTGAAGAAGTGCATTAGAGGACAAAAAGCGGTCACAGAAAGTTAGCAGAGgctcaaaggaaaaaagaaaataacattaaaatagtAAGCATAACGCTTCAAAATCTCACCCCCTTGAGTAAAGAGACAAGAATTACAGACAAAGCACAAAGGTGAAATCCTATGAAAAAAGTGACAATAATAATCATAGGGAAAAGCCCCCCCAACacccaaaacaaaacaaacagcTTCTTATCTGATCTTGAattcaaaaaagagaaagagcgCCGAATTCCCTTCCCACCCCACTCACTCACTCCAATAACACTACCAAAGTACCAACAATAACcaattcctctctctctctctctcactttgAAAGCATTATATGTTAGTATTATGCTACAAAAATGCAATATTTAttactttgttgttgttttctctctctctctctctctctaacttTCTGGAGCAACGTGTAGTACATATGAAAGATACCCACTGACAACAATCCCGTGAGCTTGGTTCAAACCGGGCATTGAGTAAAAGGGTACTTCAAAGGCTCTCCCTTTCTTTCTCTATTATGTTGctttatttgaaagaaaaactgGACTGTGAGTTAAGTTCTGCAACCGAATAACACCACTTTAATGGCTAAAATGAAAACTTGGTAGCATTGATAGTACACTCTGGTGTGTACCATTCATTAAAGGTTATACCAACTAAAAGGGCTGCTTTATAATACTAATACCACTATACTATCCATCTTTTTTGTCccgataaaataataatactaccCCAAATTTGGGTCTGAGATATTGCAAAAGATTTTTCAGTTTCCGTTTCCTCATAGCTCAACAACAGTGATTCTAGAAAACACTTTCTCCCTCGCCATCATCATTCCACTGCTTACCCTTCTCTGCCACacgtttctctttctcttctccaaaaaaaaataagtgtctTTCCAATCCACAAAAAACCAAATCAATGCTGCTGTTATG contains:
- the LOC114417978 gene encoding protein IQ-DOMAIN 14-like codes for the protein MGKASRWLKGLLGMKKEKDHSDNSGSLAPDKKEKKRWSFAKPGKDVPPSVPATDNTWLRSYISETENEQNKHAIAVAAATAAAADAAVAAAQAAVAVVRLTSQGRGALFSGSREKWAAVKIQTFFRGYLARKALRALKGLVKIQALVRGYLVRKRAAATLHSMQALIRAQTAVRTQRARRSMSKENRFLPEVLARKSVERFDETRSEFHSKRLPTSYETSLNGFDESPKIVEIDTYKTRSRSRRFTSTMSECGEDMSCHAISSPLPCPVPGRISVPDCRYIQDFDWYYNVDECRFSTAHSTPRFTNYVRPNVPATPAKSVCGDTFFRPYSNFPNYMANTQSFNAKLRSHSAPKQRPEPKKRLSLNEMMAARNSISGVRMQRPSSNFFQTQEDSWNF